The Nitrosospira lacus genome window below encodes:
- a CDS encoding type II secretion system protein — protein sequence MVTGRYDARHQRGFTYLGLLMFVIISGIALASTGQVWHAEARREKERELLFIGEQFRKAIGSYYENTPGGVKHYPLTLHELLDDKRFVKTRHHLRRIYRDPIAGTTQWGLVREQGRITGVYSLSTTKPFKQDGFSREFVEFTNAEKYADWRFIYTQNAAALSAVAATQPPGNAGTTPPDTGRPKPGGPSGPVAPTKPGNRFALCGSQLAIENTQCRESCGDLTGPACHACFAAASGAHRTCLRN from the coding sequence ATGGTGACTGGTAGGTATGATGCCAGGCATCAGCGGGGATTCACTTATCTGGGACTGCTGATGTTTGTCATTATCTCCGGCATTGCTCTCGCCTCTACCGGCCAAGTCTGGCATGCCGAAGCGCGGCGGGAAAAAGAACGGGAACTCCTGTTTATCGGCGAACAGTTTCGCAAAGCCATAGGGAGCTATTACGAAAACACCCCGGGCGGGGTCAAGCACTATCCGCTCACACTGCACGAGCTGCTGGATGATAAGCGCTTCGTCAAAACGCGACACCATTTGCGCAGAATCTACCGTGATCCGATTGCCGGGACAACTCAATGGGGATTGGTCAGGGAACAGGGTCGCATTACCGGGGTGTACAGCTTATCCACCACCAAGCCATTCAAGCAGGACGGATTTTCCCGTGAATTTGTCGAATTCACCAACGCCGAAAAATATGCGGATTGGCGTTTTATCTACACACAAAACGCAGCAGCTTTATCCGCTGTAGCGGCAACCCAGCCACCAGGGAATGCCGGAACAACTCCGCCGGATACGGGTCGGCCCAAACCAGGCGGCCCTTCCGGCCCTGTCGCACCGACAAAACCGGGCAACCGCTTCGCGTTGTGCGGAAGTCAGCTTGCCATCGAAAATACGCAATGCCGGGAAAGTTGCGGGGATTTGACCGGACCGGCCTGCCATGCCTGCTTTGCCGCCGCATCAGGTGCTCACCGGACTTGCTTGCGTAATTAG
- a CDS encoding type II secretion system protein: protein MVMNRRTFSGFTLIELLVVLAILMLLLTVAVPRYFSGVDRAKEAALKQNLSVMREAVDKFYGDQARYPYTLEELAERKYIRSIPVDPVTESAKTWIIVPPSDDTPGSVYDLHSGATTLAMDGSSYGDW, encoded by the coding sequence ATGGTGATGAACCGCCGCACATTTTCAGGTTTCACGCTGATCGAATTGCTGGTGGTGCTGGCGATTCTGATGCTCCTGCTGACGGTGGCTGTACCCCGTTATTTCAGTGGCGTGGATCGCGCCAAAGAGGCCGCGCTGAAGCAGAATCTTAGCGTGATGCGTGAAGCCGTGGACAAATTCTACGGTGATCAGGCACGCTATCCCTATACGCTGGAAGAGCTGGCGGAGCGCAAATATATACGCAGCATACCCGTGGATCCCGTAACTGAAAGCGCAAAAACCTGGATTATCGTTCCGCCGTCGGACGATACCCCGGGCAGTGTGTACGACCTGCATAGCGGCGCCACCACTCTCGCCATGGATGGATCCAGCTATGGTGACTGGTAG
- a CDS encoding type II secretion system protein, protein MKGFTLIELVVTVTIVGILAMALLPLGQLSVKRMKEAELRAALRDIRTALDAYKKAADEGRVEKAAESSGYPASLDALAQGIPDARDPKKRLIRFLRRVPRDPMNPDTQASPQETWGKRSYESAQDSPQAGDNVFDVHSLSRKTGLNGIAYNEW, encoded by the coding sequence ATGAAAGGTTTTACCCTGATCGAACTGGTAGTGACGGTGACTATCGTCGGGATCCTTGCCATGGCGTTGCTACCGCTCGGCCAGTTGAGCGTCAAGCGCATGAAGGAAGCAGAATTGCGCGCCGCGTTGCGCGACATCCGGACAGCGCTGGATGCTTACAAAAAAGCAGCCGACGAAGGCCGCGTGGAAAAAGCGGCGGAGTCCTCGGGTTACCCCGCTTCACTGGATGCGCTTGCACAAGGCATACCAGATGCACGCGATCCGAAGAAGCGGCTTATACGATTTTTGCGCCGCGTGCCGCGTGATCCGATGAATCCTGACACGCAGGCCAGTCCGCAGGAGACATGGGGCAAGCGCAGTTATGAAAGCGCACAGGACTCTCCCCAGGCCGGTGACAACGTGTTCGATGTCCATTCCCTCAGCCGGAAAACCGGACTGAACGGTATCGCCTACAACGAATGGTGA
- a CDS encoding secretin N-terminal domain-containing protein, which produces MNFTFGTPSLAACLACVPVLMISACAFAPWQKDGVPGDTPEERMANAQVAREAKPEDMPTRRDFHVTHERAIYELLQEADRALREGRTADAEAFFARVLLAEPANARALAGQLAIASERRYAGQVEEARRLFNADNLDAAQALVRAVLLEMPSHAGALELQGEIRRKQEFVRNEPPRLKSPFDQPVSLELRDANIKMVFEALSRTTGINFILDKDIKQDAKATVFVSHARIEDAIEMVLATNGLQKKALSETTALVFPNTLQKLKDYQDLMIRSFFLTNASAKQIAALLKTMLKSKDVHIDERLNMLVIRDTPEVIRIAEKLVAANDMADPEVMLEMDVLEISRSRLQELGIKYPTTLTSSAGLTLSTLTANLGSVPLDFLNIDSNPVANFKKTVGNINLLSNPRVRVRNNEKARVQVGNKVPLITTNVAGTTGTSSESVQYIDVGLKLEVEPRIALDNHVHIKVALEVSSLGIATTLRNGSQVFQIGTRNATTLLRLKDGETQVLAGLISDDERMNASRIPGLGDLPMLGRLFANQEDKKDKTEIVLAITPRILNNIRRPESELSEYWSGTELSINDRPQIVVPGAGGSGTGRNPPQRQFSPPIEQSVSPDGSPDQTQTPPPPANPPTDNSNPPGGGQSQPFTDPFNSPVNIR; this is translated from the coding sequence ATGAATTTCACCTTCGGGACCCCCAGCCTGGCTGCCTGCCTCGCCTGCGTACCGGTACTCATGATCTCCGCTTGCGCCTTCGCGCCCTGGCAAAAAGACGGCGTACCGGGCGACACCCCCGAGGAACGGATGGCCAATGCACAGGTCGCGCGCGAGGCGAAGCCGGAGGACATGCCCACGCGAAGGGATTTTCATGTCACGCATGAACGGGCCATCTATGAATTGCTGCAGGAGGCTGACCGGGCATTGCGCGAAGGACGAACTGCTGACGCGGAAGCATTCTTTGCTCGCGTGCTATTGGCGGAACCCGCCAATGCGCGTGCCCTGGCAGGCCAGCTTGCGATAGCGAGCGAACGCAGATATGCCGGCCAGGTAGAAGAGGCGCGCCGCCTGTTCAATGCGGACAATCTGGATGCGGCGCAGGCACTGGTGCGAGCAGTATTGCTGGAAATGCCATCCCATGCCGGCGCGCTTGAATTACAGGGGGAGATTCGCCGCAAGCAGGAGTTTGTGCGTAATGAACCTCCTCGCCTCAAGTCGCCCTTCGACCAGCCCGTTTCGCTGGAACTGCGTGACGCCAATATCAAGATGGTATTCGAAGCGCTTTCGCGTACCACGGGGATCAACTTCATCCTGGACAAGGACATCAAACAGGATGCCAAGGCGACAGTATTTGTTTCACATGCCCGCATTGAGGATGCCATAGAAATGGTACTGGCGACCAATGGCTTGCAGAAAAAGGCCTTATCCGAAACTACCGCGCTGGTGTTTCCCAATACGCTGCAGAAACTCAAGGATTATCAGGATTTGATGATCCGCAGTTTCTTTCTCACCAATGCCAGCGCCAAGCAGATAGCGGCGCTGCTCAAGACCATGCTCAAGAGCAAGGATGTTCATATCGACGAGCGTCTCAACATGCTGGTGATTCGCGATACTCCGGAGGTGATCCGCATTGCCGAAAAACTGGTGGCCGCCAACGACATGGCGGACCCCGAAGTCATGCTGGAAATGGATGTGCTGGAAATAAGCCGCAGCCGCTTGCAGGAACTGGGAATCAAGTATCCCACCACGTTGACCAGCAGTGCGGGGCTTACTTTGAGCACATTGACCGCTAATCTTGGTTCGGTTCCACTCGATTTTCTGAACATCGACAGTAATCCCGTAGCGAATTTCAAGAAAACCGTAGGGAATATCAACCTGCTTTCCAATCCACGTGTCCGTGTACGCAACAACGAGAAGGCCAGGGTACAGGTGGGCAACAAGGTGCCGCTGATAACCACCAACGTGGCCGGCACGACCGGTACGTCATCGGAAAGTGTCCAGTATATCGATGTGGGGCTCAAGCTTGAAGTGGAACCCCGCATCGCCCTGGATAATCACGTCCACATCAAGGTGGCGCTGGAAGTCAGTTCGCTGGGAATCGCCACGACTTTAAGAAACGGTTCCCAGGTTTTCCAGATCGGCACCCGCAATGCGACCACGCTCTTGCGACTGAAGGATGGCGAAACCCAGGTGCTGGCCGGTCTGATTTCGGACGATGAACGCATGAATGCGAGCAGGATACCAGGACTGGGCGATCTTCCGATGCTGGGACGGTTATTCGCCAACCAGGAAGATAAAAAAGACAAAACGGAGATCGTTCTCGCCATCACGCCGCGTATTCTGAATAACATTCGCCGTCCGGAATCGGAGCTTTCGGAATACTGGTCCGGGACGGAACTGAGCATTAACGACCGGCCGCAGATCGTTGTTCCAGGCGCTGGGGGAAGTGGCACCGGACGTAACCCGCCTCAGCGCCAGTTTTCTCCCCCCATAGAACAATCAGTGTCTCCGGATGGGTCTCCGGATCAAACGCAAACTCCCCCACCGCCTGCCAATCCGCCCACGGATAATTCCAATCCCCCGGGCGGGGGACAATCTCAACCTTTCACCGACCCATTCAATTCTCCGGTCAATATCCGATGA
- a CDS encoding PilN domain-containing protein translates to MKIHLDHAKAQHASPSWVWGLLLSALLLFSATGWEYLRLESERTNLQSRVQNDPHAGRTSNAPPSPEIQKAMQEQVRQANTVLSELGRPWPALFSILEETARPEIALLAIRPDAAKGRLRIAGEARRLADALDYTRKLAATGQMSDVVLEEHEVVASDQQRPVRFALSARWAG, encoded by the coding sequence ATGAAAATCCATCTCGATCACGCCAAGGCTCAGCATGCCTCGCCATCCTGGGTGTGGGGACTGTTGCTGTCAGCCCTGCTACTCTTTTCCGCCACCGGTTGGGAGTACCTCCGGCTGGAGAGCGAACGCACAAATCTGCAATCGCGGGTGCAAAATGATCCCCATGCAGGTCGCACCTCGAATGCGCCGCCTTCTCCTGAAATTCAGAAAGCCATGCAGGAACAGGTCCGCCAGGCCAACACCGTGCTGAGCGAACTGGGCCGCCCGTGGCCAGCACTGTTCTCGATACTGGAAGAAACCGCCCGGCCGGAGATCGCGCTGCTGGCGATACGCCCCGATGCCGCCAAGGGACGTTTACGTATCGCGGGCGAGGCACGCCGGCTCGCCGATGCGTTGGACTATACGCGCAAGCTGGCGGCCACCGGGCAAATGAGTGACGTGGTTCTCGAAGAACACGAAGTGGTCGCTTCGGATCAACAAAGACCCGTGCGTTTCGCGCTAAGCGCACGGTGGGCGGGCTGA
- a CDS encoding GspE/PulE family protein produces MSIPSAVVTLFSPQGIAEARLLAQRSGRSVVDVLETNSELDTAHFVAELARAARLQAMDMAALYALSPAFDIMNFTLATRHECLPLRAPGKRLRLVVADPFHIEFFDWAMECVHEPFDLYLAHRADILAYLARHEESLHAMDGALLTAAETGKAHAGDIEHLSLKSINADASPIIRLVNSTLYDALKSGASDIHMESVASGLVIKYRIDGVLAQVGAMQGAEMAEQAVSRVKVLSELDIAERRVPQDGRFKVMMQGRDVDFRVSIMPSIYGEDAVLRVLDRKSLSDQATGLSLVQLGFDDYIIEGFRQLVSEPYGMVLVTGPTGSGKTTSLYAAISEVNHGHDKIITIEDPVEYQLPGVLQIPVNEKKGLTFARGLRSILRHDPDKIMVGEIRDAETAQIAVQSALTGHLVFTTLHANNVFDVISRFLHMNVEPYSLVAALNGVMAQRLVRLVCPHCVEDYEPSAQLLAASRLQPETTKSFRFRRGRGCGHCRGSGYRGRKAVAELLALDDELREMIIAREPLRKLKDAGRARGMKNLREAALATVAHGKTTLEEINRVTFVA; encoded by the coding sequence ATGAGCATCCCGTCAGCTGTGGTGACACTTTTCTCGCCTCAGGGAATTGCGGAGGCCCGCTTGCTGGCACAGCGCAGCGGACGTTCGGTGGTAGACGTGCTCGAAACCAATTCCGAGCTGGATACCGCTCATTTTGTCGCCGAGCTCGCGCGAGCGGCACGCTTGCAGGCGATGGACATGGCGGCCCTGTATGCGCTAAGTCCGGCTTTCGACATCATGAATTTCACGCTTGCGACCCGGCATGAGTGCCTCCCGTTGCGCGCTCCGGGGAAACGACTGCGCCTGGTCGTAGCCGATCCGTTTCATATTGAATTTTTTGACTGGGCGATGGAATGCGTACATGAACCCTTCGATCTCTACCTGGCCCATCGCGCGGATATTCTGGCATATCTGGCGCGTCACGAAGAGAGTCTGCACGCGATGGACGGGGCCTTGCTGACTGCGGCGGAAACCGGAAAAGCTCACGCCGGCGATATCGAGCATCTCTCGCTGAAAAGTATTAACGCGGATGCCAGTCCGATCATCCGGCTGGTCAACTCTACGTTGTACGACGCACTTAAAAGTGGAGCCAGTGATATCCATATGGAAAGCGTAGCCTCGGGGCTGGTCATCAAATATCGTATTGATGGCGTTCTCGCACAGGTCGGCGCCATGCAGGGCGCGGAGATGGCCGAACAGGCGGTGTCTCGGGTGAAAGTCCTGTCAGAACTGGATATCGCCGAGCGCCGGGTGCCACAGGATGGCCGCTTCAAGGTGATGATGCAGGGGCGCGACGTGGATTTCCGGGTTTCAATCATGCCCAGTATTTACGGAGAAGATGCCGTATTGCGGGTGCTCGACCGTAAATCGCTGTCGGACCAGGCCACCGGCCTGTCCCTGGTACAACTAGGTTTTGATGATTACATCATTGAAGGCTTTCGCCAGCTCGTCAGCGAACCTTATGGCATGGTGCTGGTCACTGGCCCCACCGGTTCCGGTAAGACCACTTCGCTGTATGCGGCGATCAGCGAAGTGAATCATGGTCATGACAAAATCATCACCATCGAAGACCCGGTCGAATACCAGTTGCCCGGTGTGCTGCAAATCCCCGTCAATGAAAAGAAGGGGCTGACCTTTGCGCGGGGTTTGCGCTCCATCCTGCGGCATGACCCGGACAAAATAATGGTGGGTGAAATCCGTGACGCGGAGACCGCCCAGATCGCGGTGCAGTCGGCACTGACCGGGCACCTCGTTTTCACCACGCTGCACGCCAACAACGTGTTTGACGTGATCAGCCGCTTCCTGCATATGAATGTGGAACCTTACAGCCTGGTAGCGGCGCTCAACGGCGTCATGGCCCAGCGCCTGGTACGTCTGGTATGCCCGCACTGCGTTGAAGACTACGAGCCTTCCGCACAACTGCTGGCAGCATCCCGCTTGCAGCCGGAAACCACAAAAAGTTTCCGCTTCCGCCGCGGACGCGGTTGCGGACATTGCCGCGGCAGCGGGTATCGAGGCCGGAAAGCGGTGGCGGAATTGCTGGCTCTGGATGATGAACTCAGGGAAATGATAATCGCCCGTGAGCCATTACGGAAACTCAAGGACGCGGGACGCGCGCGCGGCATGAAAAACTTGCGTGAGGCGGCGTTGGCAACCGTGGCCCATGGAAAAACCACTCTCGAGGAGATCAATCGTGTCACATTTGTGGCGTAA
- a CDS encoding type II secretion system F family protein, giving the protein MRYTVRALSAGQLISLDLDAPHEEDATRQAQSQGYEVISTEARPDKLRMGRAGRFPLLLFSRELYALMKAGLGLIESLEGIAEKEHRPEVRATLQGILDALYAGQTFSAALASHPKQFPLLYSAMIRASERTGDLPEALMRYIGYEQQVEMLKKKLVAASIYPFLLITVGGLVILFLLGYVVPRFSQIYADAGASQSWMLRMVLAWAGLIDQHGNTLLISALVFIIAMGYALSVREVRGYLVGLLWRLPMIGEQMRIFQLARFYRTLSMLLVSGITVSQALEMARGLLAVSFHVSLTRASALIREGRAISEAMEAAGLVTPVSLRMLRVGEKSGEMGPMLEHIATLHDEEIARWLEWFTRLFEPLLMIFIGLVIGIVVLMLYMPIFELAGSLQ; this is encoded by the coding sequence ATGCGATATACCGTTCGCGCCCTCTCTGCCGGTCAGTTGATATCGCTGGACCTTGATGCTCCGCACGAAGAGGATGCCACCCGGCAAGCGCAGAGCCAGGGATACGAAGTCATCTCGACGGAAGCACGGCCCGATAAGCTGCGCATGGGAAGAGCCGGGCGATTTCCATTGCTGCTGTTCAGCAGGGAACTGTATGCGTTGATGAAAGCCGGGCTCGGCCTGATCGAATCACTGGAAGGCATTGCCGAAAAGGAGCATCGTCCTGAAGTACGCGCCACGTTGCAAGGCATACTCGATGCCCTGTACGCAGGCCAGACATTCTCCGCCGCGCTGGCGAGCCATCCCAAGCAGTTCCCGCTCCTTTATTCGGCCATGATACGTGCCAGCGAAAGAACCGGTGATTTGCCGGAGGCGCTCATGCGCTATATCGGCTATGAGCAACAGGTGGAAATGCTCAAAAAGAAACTGGTTGCCGCATCGATCTACCCATTTCTCCTGATAACGGTCGGCGGCCTCGTCATCCTGTTTCTGCTTGGCTACGTGGTGCCGCGATTCTCCCAGATCTACGCGGATGCCGGAGCCTCACAATCCTGGATGTTGCGCATGGTGCTGGCCTGGGCGGGATTGATCGATCAGCATGGAAACACCCTCCTCATATCCGCGCTTGTTTTTATTATCGCCATGGGCTACGCACTGTCGGTACGGGAAGTGCGCGGCTATCTCGTGGGACTGCTATGGCGCCTCCCCATGATTGGTGAGCAGATGCGAATTTTTCAGCTGGCACGTTTCTACCGCACCTTGAGCATGCTGCTGGTGAGCGGCATCACGGTATCGCAGGCACTGGAAATGGCGCGTGGACTGCTGGCCGTTTCCTTTCACGTCAGCCTAACCCGCGCCAGCGCGCTGATCCGTGAAGGCCGTGCCATTTCTGAGGCAATGGAAGCGGCCGGACTGGTCACCCCCGTATCGTTGCGCATGCTCCGGGTTGGAGAAAAAAGCGGTGAAATGGGCCCCATGCTGGAACATATCGCCACGCTGCATGATGAAGAAATCGCGCGCTGGCTGGAATGGTTTACACGCCTGTTCGAGCCGCTGCTGATGATTTTTATCGGACTTGTGATAGGCATTGTGGTACTCATGCTGTACATGCCTATTTTTGAGCTGGCGGGTAGCCTGCAATGA
- the gspG gene encoding type II secretion system major pseudopilin GspG — protein sequence MLEHRYIPECEEQSGFTLLELLVVLVILGMLVGYVAPKYFAQLGKSEVKTARAQINSLEKALDQYRLDVGRYPTGEQGLAALNVRPAAEPKWAGPYLQKAVPNDPWGRPYLYKAPGEHGEYDLSSLGKDGQPEGDEESLDIVNW from the coding sequence ATGCTTGAGCACCGATATATTCCGGAATGCGAGGAACAGTCCGGATTTACCCTGCTGGAACTGTTGGTCGTGCTCGTCATTCTGGGCATGCTCGTCGGGTATGTCGCACCCAAGTATTTCGCCCAGCTTGGCAAATCGGAAGTAAAGACCGCCCGTGCCCAGATCAATTCCCTGGAGAAGGCGCTGGATCAATATCGCCTCGATGTAGGCCGTTACCCCACTGGCGAGCAGGGGTTGGCGGCACTGAATGTTCGGCCGGCAGCCGAGCCGAAATGGGCTGGGCCTTACCTCCAGAAGGCCGTTCCCAATGATCCATGGGGGCGGCCTTATCTCTATAAGGCGCCGGGCGAGCACGGCGAGTACGACTTGTCTTCCTTGGGCAAGGACGGCCAGCCCGAGGGCGATGAAGAAAGTCTGGATATCGTCAATTGGTAA
- a CDS encoding CysB family HTH-type transcriptional regulator: protein MNFQQLRIVRETVRQNFNLTETGKVLFTSQSGISKGLKELEDELGVEIFSRFGKRLVGLTEAGSDLLKVVDRILLDAENIKRVALQFSGHKRGNLTVATTHTQARYVLPDVIKCFMLDVPEVHLFLHQGSPKEIAELLLSGDADIGIATETLAQIPDLISFPCYEWEHGVIVPNDHPLLALDNVTLEDLSKFPVITYHPSFTGRSHVDHAFRKANLEPDIVITAMDADVIKTYVGLGLGIGVVSSLAFSTERDVSLALIPAGHLFGSNFARIAVRRGHYLRGFAYDFIERLAPDLTESALRSKIYA, encoded by the coding sequence ATGAATTTTCAGCAATTAAGAATTGTACGCGAAACGGTTCGGCAAAACTTCAATCTGACCGAGACGGGAAAGGTGCTGTTTACCTCTCAATCGGGCATTTCCAAGGGGTTGAAAGAACTGGAGGATGAGCTTGGCGTCGAGATTTTCTCTCGTTTCGGCAAGCGGCTGGTCGGGTTAACCGAGGCAGGGAGTGATCTTCTGAAAGTGGTGGATCGCATACTGCTCGACGCCGAAAATATCAAGCGTGTGGCTTTGCAGTTTTCAGGACACAAGAGGGGAAACCTGACGGTTGCAACCACCCACACGCAAGCCCGCTATGTCCTCCCGGATGTCATTAAATGCTTCATGCTGGACGTGCCCGAGGTTCATCTCTTCTTGCACCAGGGAAGTCCCAAGGAAATCGCGGAGCTGCTCCTTAGCGGCGATGCGGACATTGGCATTGCCACAGAAACGCTCGCCCAGATCCCGGATTTGATCAGCTTCCCCTGCTACGAATGGGAACATGGGGTGATCGTTCCGAACGATCACCCTCTTCTGGCGCTGGACAACGTGACGCTGGAAGATTTAAGCAAATTCCCCGTGATTACCTATCATCCTTCATTCACCGGCCGATCTCATGTGGATCACGCATTCCGTAAAGCGAATCTTGAACCGGATATTGTCATTACGGCGATGGATGCCGATGTTATTAAAACCTATGTAGGGCTTGGGCTGGGGATAGGCGTTGTCTCATCTCTTGCGTTCAGCACAGAGCGCGACGTGTCGCTGGCCCTTATTCCCGCAGGTCATTTGTTTGGGTCCAATTTTGCTCGCATTGCCGTGCGGCGCGGACACTATCTGCGCGGGTTTGCCTACGATTTCATTGAGAGACTGGCACCGGATTTAACCGAATCCGCCTTAAGGTCAAAAATATATGCTTGA